A window from Mus caroli chromosome 2, CAROLI_EIJ_v1.1, whole genome shotgun sequence encodes these proteins:
- the Lrrc57 gene encoding leucine-rich repeat-containing protein 57 isoform X3, protein MGNSALRAHVETAQKTGVFQLKDRGLTEFPSELQKLTSNLRTIDLSNNKIDSLPPLIIGKFTLLKSLSLNNNKLTVLPDELCNLKKLETLSLNNNHLRELPSTFGQLSALKTLSLSGNQLGALPPQLCCLRHLDVVDLSKNQIRSIPDTVGELQAIELNLNQNQISQLSVKISCCPRLKVLRLEENCLELSMLPQSILSDSQICLLAVEGNLFEIKKLRELEGYDKYMERFTATKKKFA, encoded by the exons ATGGGTAACAGTGCTCTCCGTGCTCATGTGGAAACAGCGCAGAAAACTGGTGTCTTTCAGCTTAAAGACCGTGGTCTGACCGAG TTCCCCTCAGAGTTGCAGAAGCTGACAAGCAATCTTAGGACCATCGATTTATCCAACAACAAGATCGACAGCCTACCACCTCTGATAATAGGAAAGTTCACTCTGCTAAAGAGCCTCtccctcaacaacaacaaactga CTGTTCTACCTGATGAATTATGCAATCTGAAAAAACTAGAGACACTAAGTCTCAACAACAATCACCTGAGAGAGCTACCATCTACCTTTGGGCAGTTGTCAGCCCTGAAGACGCTGAGCCTCTCTGGGAATCAGCTGGGAGCATTACCACCCCAGCTTTGTTGCCTGAGACATCTAGATGTAGTAGATCTCTCTAAAAACCAGATTCGGAGTATACCTGACACAGTTGGGGAGCTGCAGGCCATCGAACTCAATCTCAACCAGAACCAG ATCTCTCAGCTCTCTGTGAAGATATCCTGCTGTCCTCGCCTCAAGGTCCTCCGGCTGGAAGAGAACTGCCTTGAGCTCAGCATGCTTCCACAGAGCATCCTCAGTGACTCCCAAATCTGCCTGCTTGCTGTGGAAGGCAATCTCTTTGAAATAAAGAAACTTCGAGAACTAGAGGGTTATGATAAG
- the Lrrc57 gene encoding leucine-rich repeat-containing protein 57 isoform X2, protein MMSQGVPARAEALGARLRELSRGARMGNSALRAHVETAQKTGVFQLKDRGLTEFPSELQKLTSNLRTIDLSNNKIDSLPPLIIGKFTLLKSLSLNNNKLTVLPDELCNLKKLETLSLNNNHLRELPSTFGQLSALKTLSLSGNQLGALPPQLCCLRHLDVVDLSKNQIRSIPDTVGELQAIELNLNQNQISQLSVKISCCPRLKVLRLEENCLELSMLPQSILSDSQICLLAVEGNLFEIKKLRELEGYDKYMERFTATKKKFA, encoded by the exons ATGATGTCACAGGGCGTTCCTGCCCGGGCGGAAGCCCTGGGAGCGCGTCTCAG GGAACTGAGCCGTGGCGCTAGGATGGGTAACAGTGCTCTCCGTGCTCATGTGGAAACAGCGCAGAAAACTGGTGTCTTTCAGCTTAAAGACCGTGGTCTGACCGAG TTCCCCTCAGAGTTGCAGAAGCTGACAAGCAATCTTAGGACCATCGATTTATCCAACAACAAGATCGACAGCCTACCACCTCTGATAATAGGAAAGTTCACTCTGCTAAAGAGCCTCtccctcaacaacaacaaactga CTGTTCTACCTGATGAATTATGCAATCTGAAAAAACTAGAGACACTAAGTCTCAACAACAATCACCTGAGAGAGCTACCATCTACCTTTGGGCAGTTGTCAGCCCTGAAGACGCTGAGCCTCTCTGGGAATCAGCTGGGAGCATTACCACCCCAGCTTTGTTGCCTGAGACATCTAGATGTAGTAGATCTCTCTAAAAACCAGATTCGGAGTATACCTGACACAGTTGGGGAGCTGCAGGCCATCGAACTCAATCTCAACCAGAACCAG ATCTCTCAGCTCTCTGTGAAGATATCCTGCTGTCCTCGCCTCAAGGTCCTCCGGCTGGAAGAGAACTGCCTTGAGCTCAGCATGCTTCCACAGAGCATCCTCAGTGACTCCCAAATCTGCCTGCTTGCTGTGGAAGGCAATCTCTTTGAAATAAAGAAACTTCGAGAACTAGAGGGTTATGATAAG
- the Lrrc57 gene encoding leucine-rich repeat-containing protein 57 isoform X1 yields MMSQGVPARAEALGARLRRARVPGVPWRSLLCTERELSRGARMGNSALRAHVETAQKTGVFQLKDRGLTEFPSELQKLTSNLRTIDLSNNKIDSLPPLIIGKFTLLKSLSLNNNKLTVLPDELCNLKKLETLSLNNNHLRELPSTFGQLSALKTLSLSGNQLGALPPQLCCLRHLDVVDLSKNQIRSIPDTVGELQAIELNLNQNQISQLSVKISCCPRLKVLRLEENCLELSMLPQSILSDSQICLLAVEGNLFEIKKLRELEGYDKYMERFTATKKKFA; encoded by the exons ATGATGTCACAGGGCGTTCCTGCCCGGGCGGAAGCCCTGGGAGCGCGTCTCAGGCGAGCGCGGGTCCCGGGTGTTCCCTGGCGGAGTCTTCTTTGCACTGAGCG GGAACTGAGCCGTGGCGCTAGGATGGGTAACAGTGCTCTCCGTGCTCATGTGGAAACAGCGCAGAAAACTGGTGTCTTTCAGCTTAAAGACCGTGGTCTGACCGAG TTCCCCTCAGAGTTGCAGAAGCTGACAAGCAATCTTAGGACCATCGATTTATCCAACAACAAGATCGACAGCCTACCACCTCTGATAATAGGAAAGTTCACTCTGCTAAAGAGCCTCtccctcaacaacaacaaactga CTGTTCTACCTGATGAATTATGCAATCTGAAAAAACTAGAGACACTAAGTCTCAACAACAATCACCTGAGAGAGCTACCATCTACCTTTGGGCAGTTGTCAGCCCTGAAGACGCTGAGCCTCTCTGGGAATCAGCTGGGAGCATTACCACCCCAGCTTTGTTGCCTGAGACATCTAGATGTAGTAGATCTCTCTAAAAACCAGATTCGGAGTATACCTGACACAGTTGGGGAGCTGCAGGCCATCGAACTCAATCTCAACCAGAACCAG ATCTCTCAGCTCTCTGTGAAGATATCCTGCTGTCCTCGCCTCAAGGTCCTCCGGCTGGAAGAGAACTGCCTTGAGCTCAGCATGCTTCCACAGAGCATCCTCAGTGACTCCCAAATCTGCCTGCTTGCTGTGGAAGGCAATCTCTTTGAAATAAAGAAACTTCGAGAACTAGAGGGTTATGATAAG
- the Haus2 gene encoding HAUS augmin-like complex subunit 2 isoform X2, with translation MLDVSKKMAPCFVNFSRLQQISDIQAEIYQNNLELELLKLEKDTADLIHPSHLIEKCDVLQSMNNHLEAVLKEKHAIRQRLLRPMCQENLPLEAVYHRYVVHMLDLAVTFIEKFETHLETVKNSPHLDANLKQMSKALAKMDILVNKTEELAENILKWRELQTEISLYIPKMLTEERHLHELDIVPPLPFFPKAHTETSRAK, from the exons ATGTTAGATGTATCTAAGAAGATGGCTCCTTGCTTTGTGAACTTTTCCAGATTACAACAGATCTCAGATATTCAAGCTGAAATCTACCAG AACAATCTGGAACTTGAACTTTTGAAGCTAGAAAAGGATACAGCAGATCTTATTCATCCTTCCCATTTGA TTGAGAAATGTGATGTTCTGCAAAGCATGAATAATCATCTGGAAGCAGTGCTAAAAGAGAAGCATGCCATCAGGCAAAGACTGCTGAGACCCATGTGCCAGGAGAACTTGCCATTGGAAGCTGTTTATCACAG ATATGTGGTACATATGTTGGATCTGGCTGTGACTTTCATTGAGAAATTTGAAACCCATCTTGAAACAGTTAAAAATAGCCCTCATTTAGACGCAAACCTAAAGCAAATG AGCAAAGCTTTAGCCAAGATGGATATTTTGGTGAACAAGACAGAAGAACTGGCAGAGAATATACTCAAGTGGCGAGAACTACAAACAGAAATTTCCTTGTATATCCCCAAAATGCTAACTGAAGAACGTCATCTTCATGAACTTGATATAGTGCCTCCTTTACCTTTTTTCCCTAAGGCTCACACCGAAACTTCCAGGGCCAAGTGA
- the Haus2 gene encoding HAUS augmin-like complex subunit 2 isoform X1: MAAANLWDPASSQTAAGLLLNHLVASGIVTKEMLDVSKKMAPCFVNFSRLQQISDIQAEIYQNNLELELLKLEKDTADLIHPSHLIEKCDVLQSMNNHLEAVLKEKHAIRQRLLRPMCQENLPLEAVYHRYVVHMLDLAVTFIEKFETHLETVKNSPHLDANLKQMSKALAKMDILVNKTEELAENILKWRELQTEISLYIPKMLTEERHLHELDIVPPLPFFPKAHTETSRAK; encoded by the exons ATGGCGGCCGCCAACCTGTGGGACCCAGCGTCCTCGCAGACTGCAGCTGGGTTACTGCTGAACCACTTGGTAGCTTCGGGGATAGTCACTAAG GAGATGTTAGATGTATCTAAGAAGATGGCTCCTTGCTTTGTGAACTTTTCCAGATTACAACAGATCTCAGATATTCAAGCTGAAATCTACCAG AACAATCTGGAACTTGAACTTTTGAAGCTAGAAAAGGATACAGCAGATCTTATTCATCCTTCCCATTTGA TTGAGAAATGTGATGTTCTGCAAAGCATGAATAATCATCTGGAAGCAGTGCTAAAAGAGAAGCATGCCATCAGGCAAAGACTGCTGAGACCCATGTGCCAGGAGAACTTGCCATTGGAAGCTGTTTATCACAG ATATGTGGTACATATGTTGGATCTGGCTGTGACTTTCATTGAGAAATTTGAAACCCATCTTGAAACAGTTAAAAATAGCCCTCATTTAGACGCAAACCTAAAGCAAATG AGCAAAGCTTTAGCCAAGATGGATATTTTGGTGAACAAGACAGAAGAACTGGCAGAGAATATACTCAAGTGGCGAGAACTACAAACAGAAATTTCCTTGTATATCCCCAAAATGCTAACTGAAGAACGTCATCTTCATGAACTTGATATAGTGCCTCCTTTACCTTTTTTCCCTAAGGCTCACACCGAAACTTCCAGGGCCAAGTGA